From Callithrix jacchus isolate 240 chromosome 3, calJac240_pri, whole genome shotgun sequence, a single genomic window includes:
- the TLR1 gene encoding toll-like receptor 1 — protein sequence MTSIFHFAIIFMLILQIRTQLSEESEFLVDRSNNGLIHIPKDLSQKTTVLNISQNYISELQTSDILLLSKLRVLIISHNRILYLDISVFKFNQELEYLDLSHNKLVEISCHPTVNLRHLDLSFNAFDALPICKEFGSMSQLKFLGLSATHLEKTSVLPIAHLNISKVLLVLGEPYGDKEDPEGLQDFNTESLHIVFPANKEFHFILDVSVRTVANLELSNIKCVLEDNECSYFLNILAKLQTNPKLSSLTLNNIETTWNSFIRIFQLVWHAAIQYFSISNVKLQGQLDFRNFNYSGTSLKALSIHQVVTDVFSFPQSDIYSIFSNMNIKNLTVSGTHMVHMLCPFKSSPFLYLDFSNNLLTDTVFENCGHLTELETLILQTNQLKELSKIALMTKQMKSLQQLDISQNSLSYDENEEDCSWTKSLLSLNMSSNILTDSVFRCLPPRIKVLDLHSNKIKSIPKQVIELEALQELNVAFNSLTDLPGCGSFSRLSVLIIDHNSVSHPSADFFQSCQKMRSINAGNNPFHCTCDLREFVKNIGQVSSEVVEGWPDSYKCDYPDSYRGTPLKDFHLSDLSCNITLLIVTIGATMLVLAVTVTSLCIYLDLPWYLRMVCQWTQTRRRARNVPLEELQRNLQFHAFISYSGHDSFWVKTELLPNLEKEGMQICLHERNFVPGKSIVENIINCIEKSYKSIFVLSPNFVQSEWCHYELYFAHHNLFHEGSNNLILILLEPIPQYTIPTSYHKLKSLMARRTYLEWPKEKSKHGLFWANLRAAINIKLTEQAKK from the coding sequence ATGACTAGCATCTTCCATTTTGCCATTATCTTCATGTTAATACTTCAGATCAGAACACAATTATCTGAAGAAAGTGAATTTTTAGTTGATAGGTCAAATAACGGTCTCATCCACATTCCTAAAGACTTATCCCAGAAAACAACAGTCTTAAATATATCACAAAATTATATATCTGAGCTACAGACTTCTGACATCTTATTACTGTCGAAGCTGAGGGTTTTGATAATTTCTCATAATAGAATCCTGTATCTTGATATCAGTGTTTTCAAATTCAACCAGGAATTGGAATACTTGGATTTGTCCCACAACAAGTTGGTTGAGATTTCTTGCCACCCTACTGTGAACCTCAGGCACCTGGACCTGTCATTTAATGCATTTGATGCCCTGCCTATATGCAAAGAGTTTGGCAGTATGTCTCAACTAAAATTTCTGGGGTTGAGTGCTACACACTTAGAAAAGACTAGCGTGCTGCCAATTGCTCACTTGAATATCAGTAAGGTCTTGCTGGTCTTAGGAGAGCCTTATGGGGACAAAGAAGACCCCGAGGGCCTTCAAGACTTTAACACTGAGAGCCTGCACATTGTTTTCCCCGCAAATAaagaattccattttattttggatGTGTCAGTCAGGACTGTAGCAAATCTAGAACTATCTAATATCAAGTGTGTGCTGGAAGATAACGAATGTTCTTACTTCCTAAATATTCTGGCAAAACTTCAAACAAATCCAAAGTTGTCAAGTCTTACTTTAAACAACATTGAAACAACTTGGAATTCTTTCATTAGGATCTTCCAGCTGGTTTGGCATGCAGCCATACAGTATTTCTCAATTTCAAACGTGAAACTACAGGGTCAGTTGgatttcagaaattttaattattctgGCACTTCCCTGAAGGCCTTGTCAATACACCAAGTTGTCACTGATGTGTTCAGTTTTCCACAAAGTGATATCTACAGCATCTTTTCAAATATGAACATCAAAAATTTAACAGTGTCTGGTACACACATGGTCCACATGCTTTGCCCATTCAAAAGTAGCCCGTTCCTGTATTTGGATTTTTCCAATAATCTCTTAACAGACACGGTTTTTGAAAATTGTGGTCACCTTACTGAGTTGGAGACACTTATTTTACAAACGAATCaattaaaagaactttcaaaaataGCTCTTATGACTAAACAGATGAAGTCTCTGCAACAATTGGATATTAGCCAGAATTCTCTAAGCTATGATGAAAATGAAGAAGATTGCTCTTGGACTAAAAGTTTATTAAGTTTAAATATGTCTTCAAATATACTTACTGACTCCGTTTTCCGATGTttacctcccaggatcaaggtACTTGATCTTCACAGCAATAAAATAAAGAGCATTCCTAAACAAGTCATAGAACTGGAAGCTTTGCAGGAACTCAATGTTGCTTTCAATTCTTTAACGGACCTTCCTGGATGTGGCAGCTTTAGCAGGCTTTCTGTGTTGATCATTGATCACAATTCAGTTTCCCACCCATCAGCTGATTTCTTCCAGAGCTGCCAGAAGATGAGGTCAATAAATGCAGGGAACAATCCATTCCACTGTACCTGTGATCTAAGAGAATTTGTCAAAAATATAGGCCAGGTATCAAGTGAAGTAGTAGAGGGCTGGCCCGATTCTTATAAGTGTGACTACCCAGATAGTTATAGAGGAACCCCACTGAAGGACTTTCACCTGTCTGACTTATCCTGCAACATAACTCTGCTGATCGTCACCATTGGAGCCACCATGCTGGTGTTGGCTGTGACTGTGACCTCCCTCTGCATCTACTTGGATCTGCCCTGGTATCTCAGGATGGTGTGCCAGTGGACCCAGACCCGACGCAGGGCCAGGAATGTACCCTTAGAAGAACTCCAAAGAAATCTCCAGTTTCATGCTTTTATTTCATATAGTGGGCACGATTCTTTCTGGGTGAAGACTGAATTATtaccaaacctagagaaagaaggTATGCAGATTTGCCTTCATGAGAGAAACTTTGTTCCTGGCAAGAGCATTGTGGAAAATATCATCAACTGCATTGAGAAGAGTTACAAGTCCATCTTTGTCTTGTCTCCCAACTTTGTCCAGAGTGAGTGGTGCCATTATGAACTCTACTTTGCCCACCACAATCTCTTCCATGAAGGATCTAATAACTTAATCCTCATCTTGCTGGAACCCATTCCGCAGTACACCATTCCTACCAGCTATCACAAGCTCAAATCGCTCATGGCCAGGAGGACTTATTTGGAATGGCCCAAGGAAAAGAGCAAACATGGGCTTTTCTGGGCTAACCTAAGGGCAGCTATTAATATTAAGCTGACAGAGCAAGCAAAAAAGTAG